The stretch of DNA TAGGCCTAGGGAGACATCAATTGAAAACGCCGGCGGCTTGGAATATGCTGAGAGTGTGTCCCTTCCACAGGCAATCTGCGTGAAGTGTTTTCATGCTTTGCAAAATTCTGACTATATTTAGGAAGGGGGTCATGTAGACTTTAGTTTGGAGATTGAGCAACAGTACAACGTAATACTAGTTGTGGAGGCTGATCGGACATACAAGTGTATAGATGCCCCCGCCCATTTCCCATTAGACTCCAAGGGGCAACTACAGTACCGCTAATGAATTAACATACCTATCTGCACTTCCATTCGGTGGTTAAAGTCGATTATTCCACAGCACGTCACACCGAGTGCGCACTCAGTGGTCCTTTCCGCGTGTTGTTGTTAAAGCGTCTTGTCTAAACGACAAGTAAGTCATTGATGGTGTGCATAACTTCTGTTCCTGTTCATTTCATCTGGGATATCCGATGTTTTGTGAATTACGCCTTTGAATCAAtctgcttgtttttgttttgctgttcgGTTATTGAAACGTAAACGTTTATTAGCTGTAGTGTACTATTTATTAACTATACTTTActtgttggattgttttctgtgAAAGTTACTTCATCAATATCTTTTGCCCCAGAATTCTATAGAGGACACCGTATTTATCTCTTGCAAATGGAAACCAAGTTGCCCCATCATATAATCTCATTTTTTCCCAGGCCTTCTCTCACTCAAACGTGATTTAGTGAACCCAGTAGAGTAAAAAATGAATCCAAATCTATTCTGTGGCCATTCAGCGCGGCTGCTTCCAGGAATGATAAATCTGTTCCtgcttttcaatttcttttcctCCACTTTCATGCCAATTATGAGTCCCAGTTCCTTTCTGATTTTTGGGGAATTGGTTCTGAAGAGGGAATTGGAGCTGAGCCCCAGCCCCCTCTCCCCCACACTCTGGTTACTTCTGAAAACCATCAGCCCATCTTAGACTGAGCCCTCCTTGCCCCTGACGGCTGCGGTCTTCCTCAGGTGATGAAGAGGGTGCGGGCGGAGCAGATCCAGTACACCGTGGCTCAGTACCTCAAGCGGCGGCAGTATGTGGATGTTGAGAGTTCCCTGAAGGGCGCCAAGCTCTCTCAGACTGCAGAGGAGATGGCAGCTAACCTCACAGGTAGAGTGACCACACGTTGCCTGAAGGAGGGGGGGCACGCTGGCCCTGGGGGGGTCAAAGGTcttttctgtgttgttttttttccactccttttttaaaagcagcCCCTTGTATGTGAAATTGTTTGACAGTTTGCAGTAATAGCATGTTTTTAGTTAGCAAATAAGTCAGTGTGGAAAAGTGGTCAGGGTGCTGGACACTTAACTGGAAGGTTGAGGGGTCAAATGCCAGGTGGAACAGCGTTTTAGTCCACTTAAGTGAGGTATTGTACCCACCTTCTAAATTTACTAATGGCTGAACATGTAAATCACtgtggataaaagcatcagtcaAATTTATAATAAGTATGAACTAACGGTGAGAACTGGTTCATTTGTAGCGATGATCTGGAGAGTACTTTCATGCACAGATTAGAACTCTAACTCCAAACTGCTCAACATTGATCCAAGTCACAGCGATCATATACTGAAATATAAAGTGTGATATTTTGTGCTTTTCAAATCAGATTTAATGTTGCATACTTTACAACACAGGACTGGTAAGAGTTGTGCTCTGTGTGGGTTATTAAATGTCTGATAAACTCAGTCTTCTCCAAGTAAAATACGGTGTTTTATAGTATTGGTAGAGGTGTTATTAGGAATCAAAATGATTTCGTTTTCAAATCTTTCTTCTCTCCATCCCTGCAGTTCAGACAGAGTCTGGCTGTGCCAACGTTGTCTCGGCAGCTCCTTGTCAAGCTGACCCTCAGCAGTATGAACTGCAGTTTGGCCAGCTACACAGCTTTCTCTCTGGTAAGTTGAATGTCATCTCTGAGCTACGTCCTCATGCTGACTCACTGAAGGGCTCAGTCTCTTCATAACTGGTGTCAAAGAAATCGACCGTTTTCTTTTCAACAGCTCCTGAAAGATGGTGAAAATAAATTGTCaccaaaaaaaatggaaaaaagaaacgcaacattttctggaatgagaatactgtagttttagcttatgtactttcacaaaaagttgtcaatttgttttaagccctctgaccagcaatacggcttgtgcagtgaggcattgcaacttgccaatcacacgaaagctcgttaggtgcactttttccccaacgaggtccaggtgggaaaaatgcctgatcaggtcacctttaaaaaggccttaattcaaagcttaggtcactgcaagaaaaaggccacacttagtcagtttacTGTGCATCCCATAATGCCTctaatgtcaccagaagcaagggagagggccattggtatgctgcaggcaggcatgtcatgtgccagacACTgtggagtaagccgctccagTGTGTCCTGAGTGCAGAGAAGGTTTCTGCAGACCGGCAGGATCCagtcgccctcgagtgaccacaccagagcaggaccgacacatcagactggtccatctgagagattgtttcagatctgcagcccttactgctgctgaaactgccagcagactGCTGATGCCTGCATTagtcacagcacagcacaggctccatgctgctggtcttagagcaaggcgacctgtcagaggtcctctcctcacacctcctagacatcacacccgactggcttgggccagacagaggggctgatggactcgtcagcagtggcatcaggtcctcttcatggatgagtcacACTTCAGCCTGTTTCGtgcagacgggagggccagagtgtggaggtgttgcgtttcttttttccatcactaCATACAGATATAAATTTATAATCAGTTAATTTGTATCAATAAATGAAGTGCGAGTGCAGTTTATAACACAGCAAACATCTCTTTTCATATGTTCCCGAATTGATACTCTTTCATAAGCTCTTGAAAATCTGCAGCTCCAGCTCAGTCTCTCCCGGGCCTGACCTAGATTCCCGCTGTTCTCTGTTCCCAGAAGCGGACGTGCCGTGGAGCCGGGAGGTGTCTGCCGTGCTGTACCCCCTCTTCGTCTACCTCCACCTGGACATGGTGCGCTGTGGGCTGAAGGGCGCGGTCGACAGCTTCTACAGCCACTTCCACGGCCTGTTCCTGCAGGACGGGGAGCAGAAGGACATCGTGGAGCAGCTCCGCAACACCCTGGCCGTCCAGGACGTCTCCTCCAATCCCAAGCTCTGCGCCTTCCTGCACAACAAGTACGTCGTGCACCTGTCGGACGGCGCCTACAGCTACCTCCTGCGCTACCTGCAGAGCGCCGACCACACGGCCCTGTGCAGGGTGCTCAGCTCCCACATCCAGGTGGAGGTCACGGCCGGCCTGCCCCTGGACTTCCAGCTGCACGGCGGGGGCGCAGCGGGCGGCGGCGTGTCCCGGGCAGGCGAGGGGCTGGAGCCGGCCGACGTGCGGGCCGCCATCCTCCAGAACGAGGCGGCGCTGGAGTCGCTGCAGGACTGCCTCAAGCGCGTGAAGGAGGGGCCCCCCTCGCTCACCACCGTCTGCTTCTACGCCTTCCACCACACCGAGCAGCTCCTCAACACGGCCGAGATCTCCGGCGACAGCAAGCTGCTGGCCGCCGGCTTCGACTCGTCCTGCGTGAAGCTGTGGAGCCTGCGGGCGCGCCGGCTGAGGGCCCAGCCCCACGTGGTGGACGTGTCCCGGGTGCACCTGGCCTGCGACGTCCTGGACGAGGAGGTGAGGCGCGGGCCGGCTCAATATCGCAGGCGTGGCAGCCGACGGATATTATTGACCCTCCACagagagaacagagaacagcGGGAATCTAGGTCAGGCCCGGGAGAGACATAGCTGGAGCTGCAGGTTTTCAAGAGCGTATGAATGAGTATCAATTCGGGAACATATGAAAAGAGATGTTTGCTGTGTTATAAACTGTGTTATAAACTTATTTATTTACAGGCAAATGAAAGGACCTTGTACTTCTCCAGCATCTGCTGGATTACTGCACTTATTACTGACATCACGTTGAGCAACTTGTGGATGTCCTTCTGAAGAACTGGGTCTCCTTAGTGACGTTGATAGTAATAGTTCTAGGTCTTGTAACTCGAGATCTCGTTCCACCCAAAAAATCTCTTTTCAAATGTTCCTTTAATAATCGGTTAATATTCATACTCAATATTCGGGGCTTACAGGGCTGCAGCTGCAGAGTCGACTTCAGCAAGGCCTCTTGAGCCTCTTAAGCTCTTGAAAATCTGCAGCTCCAGCCCCGTCTCTCCTGGGCCCTGCTGATAAGATCTTCGCGCTGCGAGAGAAGGAGCCTACTGAGGTGTCTGTTGTGCCTGCAGGCCGATGACGAGGACAGCGCGGGCAGCGAGATGAAGATCCTGCGGGGCCACTGCGGCCCGGTGTACCGCACGGCCTTCCTGACCgacagctccgggctcatcacCTGCTCCGAAGACACCACCATCCGCTACTGGGACCTGGGCAGCTTCACCAACACCGCCCTCTACCAGGGGCACGCCTACCCCGTGTGGGACGTGGACATCAGCCCCTGCAGCCTGTACTTCGCCAGCAGCTCCCACGACCGGACTGCGCGGCTCTGGACGTTCGGCCGCACCTACCCGCTGCGCCTGTACGCCGGCCACCTGGCGGACGTGGACTGCGTCAAGTTCCACCCCAACTCCAGCTACCTGGCCACCGGCTCCACCGACAAGACTGTGCGGCTGTGGAGCTTGCAGCAGGGCAACTCGGTCCGCCTCTTCACCGGCCACCGCGGGCCCGTGCTGGCGCTGGCCTTTTCTCCCAACGGCAAGTACCTGGCCTCCGCCGGGGAGGACCAGCGGTTGAAGCTGTGGGACCTGGCGTCGGGCACCCTCTTCAAGGACCTGCGGGGCCACACCGACACCATCACCAGCCTGTCCTTCAGCCCCGACAGCAGCCTGGTGGCCTCCTCCTCCATGGACAACTCGGTCCGGGTCTGGGACATCCGCAACGCCTACTGCAGCGCGCCGGCCGATGGCTCCTCCAGCGAGCTGGTGGGCTTGTACACGGGCAACACCAGCAACGTGCTGAGCGTGCAGTTCATGGCctgcaacctgctgctggtgACCGGCACGGCGCAGGAGAGCCAGGAGCATTAGCAGAGAGACCGCCCTGTGACTGCTCTGCGGAGCCTCGCCCCAGACCTCCTCCTTCAAACCCGGGAGGGCTTGGCGGGGAAATTTCTTAGCTCGTGCTCTAAGGGAGGCTGATCTGtgccaaaatgtatttgctatttttttaGCAGAAGAAGAATTAAATCTATTGACCCTAAAGGTTTTCGCTTTCCCTGCTGCTTCATTTCCGGCTTGCGGTGCGACTCGCGCTCGGGGCGTTTGTTCTCTTCCGGATGGAGGATTGTTTTGTGGGATGATTTAAAGGCTCGGCGAGTACCCCAGGGATATCGGCAGATCGCGTCCATTCCTGGAGACGGCCGGACGTATCCCTGTTTGTGTGGCTTCATTTATGTTGTGTAGACGTTTGCGTAGCCGAGGTCATAGATCGTCTAGGAGTGGAGATGAGATCAGGTCGCCCGGGATTTTGTAGCTTGGGTGCGATCATACTGTAGCTTCGTGTCCTAGCTAGTTTTCCACGTGACCCCCACATGGGAGTGCAGTAATGGGCCGAGACGGCCTGTACCCATGTCATCGCAGCGTCATGGCAACACACCGAAGTACAATATCATCCTTGTGGATTGGCATTCTGGTTCCTAAGTCACAGTGGAAATTGTACATGGTTTTATTCTCTCCGTTTGATTAATGAGTAAAACAGCTGTAAGAAGCACGCAGTGTTCCTTTGGACAATGCTTTTGGAGAATAACAGCGCATGGCAGGCACATGTCTGTTGGCGACATAATGGAGAGGGCACTCTGAGATGAAT from Lepisosteus oculatus isolate fLepOcu1 chromosome 17, fLepOcu1.hap2, whole genome shotgun sequence encodes:
- the taf5l gene encoding TAF5-like RNA polymerase II p300/CBP-associated factor-associated factor 65 kDa subunit 5L → MKRVRAEQIQYTVAQYLKRRQYVDVESSLKGAKLSQTAEEMAANLTVQTESGCANVVSAAPCQADPQQYELQFGQLHSFLSEADVPWSREVSAVLYPLFVYLHLDMVRCGLKGAVDSFYSHFHGLFLQDGEQKDIVEQLRNTLAVQDVSSNPKLCAFLHNKYVVHLSDGAYSYLLRYLQSADHTALCRVLSSHIQVEVTAGLPLDFQLHGGGAAGGGVSRAGEGLEPADVRAAILQNEAALESLQDCLKRVKEGPPSLTTVCFYAFHHTEQLLNTAEISGDSKLLAAGFDSSCVKLWSLRARRLRAQPHVVDVSRVHLACDVLDEEADDEDSAGSEMKILRGHCGPVYRTAFLTDSSGLITCSEDTTIRYWDLGSFTNTALYQGHAYPVWDVDISPCSLYFASSSHDRTARLWTFGRTYPLRLYAGHLADVDCVKFHPNSSYLATGSTDKTVRLWSLQQGNSVRLFTGHRGPVLALAFSPNGKYLASAGEDQRLKLWDLASGTLFKDLRGHTDTITSLSFSPDSSLVASSSMDNSVRVWDIRNAYCSAPADGSSSELVGLYTGNTSNVLSVQFMACNLLLVTGTAQESQEH